Within the Saccharomyces mikatae IFO 1815 strain IFO1815 genome assembly, chromosome: 11 genome, the region ttttcttcttcaccaggaagtaaaaataacaaaCTTTCACCTTTCTCACCAGCACGTGCGGTACGGCCCACTCTATGCAAATGGTCTTCAACAGCAAATGGTGGGTCCAGCTCAATAACAGACCCAACTTGGGGAAGGTCTAGACCTCTACTTGCCACATCTGTACAGAACATGATTAAATGTTTTCCCATAGTGGTTTCATTATCACGAGCAAAATGCTGCAATGTGGAGGTTCTTGTTTGTTGAGACAAAGAACCGTGCAATTTATAAATCACCACATTAGGGTCCTTAGAATCTGAAAAACAGGGAAACATGGTATTCCCCTTTGTCAGTAGTCTGACAGAATCACCTGTTAAATTTCTATGGTGTCCATCACTACCGGAAAATGCATCATAATGAAATTCGACACTGTCTGAACATGACACGAATACAATTGTACGCAGCGTTTTAGATTGTGGGTCGGTAGAAATGAAATCTTTGCTAATATTGTTCAGAGTAGCAGCTAAAGTAACAAGACGTAATTTTGGTGGAACAATAGTAATTCTCTGCAACAGCTGATCGGGTGCTACTGTTACAGCGTCAGCGTCTTTGTTGGTACCATTGCTAATCAATTTGTAATCTTTCAAGGCCACGTTTCTTAGCCTGTTAACACCGTCAGTTAGCGTGGCACTACATAGCATATGTACTAACTTGTTGGGTAGCTTGGGGAATCTGTCTGAGCTAATAGGAATATCATGAACAATCTTTATAATTTCGCTAATTGTCTCATCAAACCCCAATTCCATTAACTTATCTCCTTCATCCAATACGATGTACCTCAAAGATTGACTCAATTGCTCCCTAATGACTTTTGTATTCTGCAGATGATCCAAAATACGACCTGGTGTACCAATAATGAAATTACAACCCTTACGCAACCTAGCTTTTTCCGATTTCTTACGTTCTCCACCAATCAATAAACATGGGACTAAAAAGTGACAGCACGAGACAAGAGTAGAGCAAACATGGTATATTTGTGACGCCAGTTCACGTGTGGGCGCAACAACCAAGGCAAACGCACCAGAAGTACGATCAACACGGGTTTCCATATTTAAAATAGTGGATATTATGGGTAAGAGGTATGATAAAGTCTTCCCTGAACCTGTTTGAGCatggatgaagaaatcattTCTCCCCGCATTATGAATTATCTGAGGAATGGCTTGCTTTTGAATGCTAGTAGGCTTTTGAATACGCATTTTTTGCTCCAGGTGAGAAACGAGAACATCAGAAACACCTAGAGACGCAAACATGTCACCTTTCAATGGTGCGTTAGACGGATTAATGAcaacattttcatcatgAATATTAGTGTTAACAGCAGTTGTGATCTCTCTGTTGGATGTGAACAAAGAGGAGACAAACTGAGAGTCTGCTGGTAAATTCCTTCCCTGAGCACTGTGCGCACTTCTACTTTTAAGCTTTTCCTGATCTTCTGATCTAGTAACGTTGTCTTTATGGATTTTTCTATTAGAATTCCCACCTCTTCCAGGAACTGACCCTTGTTCACCCGTACTGTttgatcttctttttttcgagGCTGTCTTGCCCTCTagcttcatcttcattcttcttctatctTTCCATCGACCACCTGTCACCCTCGCAGCTTGCTTATAAGAGCTTCCTGTAGCATCATCATTAGTAGTAAAGTTCAATAGCATAGAATCATCGTCACTCATTCTGGTTGAAATTGTTGAGATAAATGTATTCAATCGACTGAATCATCCTAGAAAGAAAGGATTTAAACAGTCATACTTTCTTAAATTACAAATGCTCCCCATACATGTACCTAccttttactttttcaagCTCATCGCAAATTTTTCGAGAACAAAAGGAACCTAATGTGATAGGggttttcattattttttctagGGTAAAATATTGTTAATGGGTAGGTtatcttgaaaatgttGTGTTTATTTAGGGCTTTTGGGAATATTCTGACGacaatattgaagaaaaaatgaaaaatagaaagaaCTGTACATTGTGAATAGAGTGAGAGATGAGCTGGGATGATCTGGCTGAAGCAGTATAGGTAAAGTGCAATAGGCTGGTATTATATATGAGTGTCGATAATAAGTTGTTTGTAACAGAAgaggaggaggaagatAGGACGCAGGATCGTGCTGATGTTGAGGACGAATCTAACGATGTTGACATGACAGCGGAAGAGAACGGAACAAGCAGTGCTGTTGCTAATGGACCTGAAAAAGAgcaacaagaacaagaacaagtaAAATCTGAAGAAGTTTGcggtgaagatgaagagaaagaggaagaggaagaggaagaccCGATAGTTGAGGAGTTCCCATTGAATATCTCTGGTAACGACGAGTCACTACACGTGTTTCAATACGCAAATAGACCAAGGTTGATCGGGCGCAAGCCTGCTGAGCATCCGTTCATCTCTGCGGCGAGATATAAATCCAAGTCGCATTTATGGGAGATAGATATCCCATTGGATGAGGAGGCCTTCTATAATAAGGATAAGGCTGAAAGCGATTGGAGCGGTGTCAATGTCCAGACATTAAAGGGCGTGGGTGTGGAGAACAACGGCCAGTACGCTGCTTTTGTCAAAGATATGCAGGTCTATTTGGTGCCTGTTGAGAGGATAGCGCAACTGAAGCCATTTTTCAAGTACATTGATGACGTAAATTtaacaagaaaacaggAAGACGCCAAGAGGAACCCCAATCCTACGTCACAACGTGCTCAAGTGGTCAC harbors:
- the RPC37 gene encoding DNA-directed RNA polymerase III subunit C37 (similar to Saccharomyces cerevisiae RPC37 (YKR025W); ancestral locus Anc_1.262); protein product: MSVDNKLFVTEEEEEDRTQDRADVEDESNDVDMTAEENGTSSAVANGPEKEQQEQEQVKSEEVCGEDEEKEEEEEEDPIVEEFPLNISGNDESLHVFQYANRPRLIGRKPAEHPFISAARYKSKSHLWEIDIPLDEEAFYNKDKAESDWSGVNVQTLKGVGVENNGQYAAFVKDMQVYLVPVERIAQLKPFFKYIDDVNLTRKQEDAKRNPNPTSQRAQVVTMSVKSVNDPSQNRLTGSLLAHKVADEEANLELTWAEGTFEQFKETVVKEAEGKTLIALEKQEDYIDNLV
- the DBP7 gene encoding putative ATP-dependent RNA helicase (similar to Saccharomyces cerevisiae DBP7 (YKR024C); ancestral locus Anc_1.261), with translation MSDDDSMLLNFTTNDDATGSSYKQAARVTGGRWKDRRRMKMKLEGKTASKKRRSNSTGEQGSVPGRGGNSNRKIHKDNVTRSEDQEKLKSRSAHSAQGRNLPADSQFVSSLFTSNREITTAVNTNIHDENVVINPSNAPLKGDMFASLGVSDVLVSHLEQKMRIQKPTSIQKQAIPQIIHNAGRNDFFIHAQTGSGKTLSYLLPIISTILNMETRVDRTSGAFALVVAPTRELASQIYHVCSTLVSCCHFLVPCLLIGGERKKSEKARLRKGCNFIIGTPGRILDHLQNTKVIREQLSQSLRYIVLDEGDKLMELGFDETISEIIKIVHDIPISSDRFPKLPNKLVHMLCSATLTDGVNRLRNVALKDYKLISNGTNKDADAVTVAPDQLLQRITIVPPKLRLVTLAATLNNISKDFISTDPQSKTLRTIVFVSCSDSVEFHYDAFSGSDGHHRNLTGDSVRLLTKGNTMFPCFSDSKDPNVVIYKLHGSLSQQTRTSTLQHFARDNETTMGKHLIMFCTDVASRGLDLPQVGSVIELDPPFAVEDHLHRVGRTARAGEKGESLLFLLPGEEEKYMDYIQPYHPMGWELIKFDKEILMPAFKDVNVNRNDKFIRKDDKSSKNKDGDEKEYEWDTNATTWHLNIERRVVGDSAFKNLAVKGFISHVRAYATHISQEKKFFNVKFLHLGHLAKSFGLRERPKAMGLQSSKDGNSEKKPTKENSKNKMFRMARMAEKQIASEFNY